GAGCCAGGCGCCGTCGTCGAGCAGATAGCAGGTGGTCTTGTCGTCGGTCTGGAACAGGTCCCAGTTGGTGTTCAGGGCGTAGCGCAGGCCCGTATCCTTGATGGGCGCGAACACCGGCTCGCCGTCGAAGAGCACCAGCACCGACGGGGTCTGGCTGCAGAGGATGACCGGCGGGTCCGGCGGCACGGCGATGACCCGGACCGGGGGCGCCGGCTTCTCCGGTGGGGGCGCCACGTCGGGCGTCGGTTCGGCCGAGACGGAACAGGCCAGGATCTGGTCCAGGGACAGCTTCAACGGCTTGACCGACACGATCCCTTCCAGGAGTTGGGACAGGCGCCGGGCGGTGTCGCCGTCCGCCGAGGGGAAATTGACCGAGACGATCTTCTGGTCGGAGATCAGCACCGTCCGGTCGGAGAGGTCGGTGCTGGTCGCAGCGCTCATCTTCAGGGAGGCAGGGATGGCCGCCGTCGCCCCCGGGGGGCGGATCTCGACCGCGAGGCGGTACTCGAGCCGGTCGGAGAAGTCCAGCTTGTCGATCTGCGGCTGGTAGAGGATCACCTGGCTGCCGTCGGCCGCGGTTTTCGTCCGGGGAAAGGTCAACGTCTGCACTTCCTGGGCGTGGACAGCCGTCCACGCGAGAGAGGTCAGCACCAGCACGATCATGATCCGAACCCTCATGGAACCTCCTGCGCGGCCAAAGCCGCAATCTTGTTCTTCCGGGACCGTTCACGCCCGGCGTGATAAAATCCCGATAACCCGGCGCCCGTTTTACCACAAAGAACGCAAGGAACACAGCACGAGATTTACCCTCTGCCGAAAGCGAACGTTTCGCGTCGTCTGCTCGACCGCCCGCTACCGTCCGTTCGGGGCGTCCTCCGGGCCGCCGCCGCGCAGGAGGCTGCCGAAGCCCTGACGGTCGCCGACGCCCGCCAGGCGACGGTCCTCGGGGTCGGCCAGGGCCCCCTCGGTGGTCCGCTGCAGGAGAGCCCGTTCCCGGTGAAGTGCTTCCCTGCGCTCCGCGGGCAGGACGGCCAGGAGGTGGTCGAACATCGCCCGGAGCCTCCGCGCCACCTGGTGGCTGTCGGCCCCGTAGTGCCTTATCTCCGTCACGGCGAGGGCAAGGTAGTCTTCCCAGGCCGGGGTGCGGAACCGGAGCCGGACCGCTCCGGCCGAATCCCGAACCAACCCGGTGTCGAGGTCACGTCCGCCGAGCCGGCGAAGGAGGTGCTGGAGCTGGTCCAGGGCCAGGACCCCCGTGGACGGGTCGTTGAGGCTCGGGGAGAGCGCCTTGACGGCGATTTCCACGAGGATCCGGAAGCCGAAGACCGGGTCGTTCTCCTGGGAACGCTCGGTGCCTGTCACCACGCCGCGGCGCAGGCGGTTCTCGTCCACCTCGCCCGACCGGGCGCCGCGGAGCCCGAACAGGTCGTCCCCGTCGGCCAGGAAATCCCCCATCCGCGGGACGAGTTCGAGGGTGCAACCCGCCTTCCGGGCGATCTCCGCCAGGCCGGCCGTGTCCACCGCCAGGACCGCCCCCGGGCACCCGCGGTAGGTGACCGTACGGTCGGCGGGGACGGTCGGGACGTCCGGGCCCGGCGCCGCTTCCGGCGGGGCCGTGAAGGGGTCCGGGTAGGCCTTGTCGATGGCGGCGCGGGTGTCGGCGGCCACCTGGGTCATGATCTGGATGGGCCGGAGGGTCTGGCTGACCCGCTGGATCAGGTAGAGGAAGAGGGCGAGGCTCGCCAGGCTCGACAGGATGACCAGCATCACCGGGAGCTGCGGGACACGGCCCTCGATCCGGCCCATGGCCGCCAGGGAATAGGTGAAGGAGAACGCGAAGGCGCCCAGGGTCAGCTTGGCGGTCCGGCCCTCGAAGATCCGGGCGATGACGCGCGGCGAGAGCTGGCCGCCGGCGATCTGGACCATGAGCAGGATCATGCTGAAGGCGAAGACGATGAAGGTGAGGAGCGACGAGGCCAGGGCCCCGACCAGGGCCCTCGCCCCGTCGGGTTCGAAGCCCATCAGCGTCCACTGCGTGCGGTCGTCCACCCACCGGACCAGGGGGGCGGTGAGGAGTGCCGCCGCCATGAAGACAATCGGCGTCACACACAGGGAGGATCGCAGAAAAACCCGGCTACGGTTGACAATAAACCAGTTCATGGGGACCTCACAGGCCAGAACGTTGTCG
This Acidobacteriota bacterium DNA region includes the following protein-coding sequences:
- a CDS encoding DUF2254 domain-containing protein, whose translation is MNWFIVNRSRVFLRSSLCVTPIVFMAAALLTAPLVRWVDDRTQWTLMGFEPDGARALVGALASSLLTFIVFAFSMILLMVQIAGGQLSPRVIARIFEGRTAKLTLGAFAFSFTYSLAAMGRIEGRVPQLPVMLVILSSLASLALFLYLIQRVSQTLRPIQIMTQVAADTRAAIDKAYPDPFTAPPEAAPGPDVPTVPADRTVTYRGCPGAVLAVDTAGLAEIARKAGCTLELVPRMGDFLADGDDLFGLRGARSGEVDENRLRRGVVTGTERSQENDPVFGFRILVEIAVKALSPSLNDPSTGVLALDQLQHLLRRLGGRDLDTGLVRDSAGAVRLRFRTPAWEDYLALAVTEIRHYGADSHQVARRLRAMFDHLLAVLPAERREALHRERALLQRTTEGALADPEDRRLAGVGDRQGFGSLLRGGGPEDAPNGR